In Blastococcus saxobsidens DD2, the genomic stretch GACCTGCACGAGCGCGCCACGCTCGCCCACGCGGTGATCAACCTGCTCGGCTGGATGGGGCTGACCGTCGTCGGCACCCTCGTGACGCTGTGGCCGACGATGCTCCGGACCCGGATCGCCGACACCGCCGAGCGGACGGCCCGCCGGGCGTTGCCGGTCCTGGCGCTCGCGGTGGTCGTCGCGGCGACCGGCGCCCTGCTGGGATCGCGGCCGGTCGCCGCCGTCGGCCTCGCCGGCTACGTCGCCGGGCTCTCGATGGTGGCGCGCGTGCTCGTCGTCACGGCCCGCAGCCGGCCGCCGTCGTCGTACCCGGCCTGGTCGGTCGCCGCAGGCCTGCTGTGGCTGGCCGGCTGCCTCACCGCCGCCGCCGTCGGGGTGGGGACCGCCGGCTCCTGGGCGCAGGCCGGGGACCGGTTCGGCTGGCTGACCCCGTTCCTGGCCGCCGGGTTCGGCACGCAGGTACTGCTCGGGGCGCTGTCCTACCTGGTTCCGGTGGCCCTGGGCGGTGGCGCCGGGCCGGTGCGCGCGGCGAACGCCGCCCTCGACCGGGGCGGCGCCTTCCGGATCGTCGTGGTGAACGCCGGCCTGCTGGTCTGCGCGCTCCCGGTGCCGAGCATCGTCCGGGTGGCGTGCTCGCTGCTGGTGCTCGCCGGCCTGGCCACCTTTGTCCCGCTGCTGTTCCTGGCCATCCGCGCTGCCCGCCTCGCCCGCCGCGCCCCGGCCGCAGAGCCGTCGCCGGCGCCCTCCCCCGCGCCGGGCCGGGTTCCCGGCCTGGCCGTCGCGGGGCTGGCCGCCGTGCTGCTGGCCGCGGCCGCCGGCGTGGCCGCCGATCCCGCGGCGCTGGGCGTCGCGACCGCAGCCACCCCGGGCGATGTCGCGGCCACCGGTCGGACGACGACGGTGCAGGTGCGCGCCGAAGGGATGCGGTTCGTGCCGGACGTGATCGATGTCCCGGCCGGCGACCGGCTGGTCGTCGTCCTGACCAATGCCGGTGACCAGCCGCACGACCTGGTGCTGGCCAACGGAGCCCGCACCGACCGGATCGACCCGGGCGAGCGGGCAGAGCTCGACGCCGGGGTCATCGGCGGCGACCTGGACGGCTGGTGCTCGCTCGTGGGACACCGGCAGATGGGCATGGAGCTGCAGGTCCGCGTGGTCGGCGGATCAACGGCCGGGCACGACCCGCACCGGGCCGGTGAGGACGACGGGCCCTCGGCCGCGCTGGACATCGATCCCGCCGCGGAGCCGGATCCCGGCTTCGAGCCGTTCGACGCGGCGCTCCCCCCGGCGAGCGACCAGCGGACGCACCGGATCACGCTGCCGGTCACCGACGTGGAGCGGGAGGTGGCGCCCGGCGTCACCCAGACGCTGTGGACGTTCGGCGGGACCGCTCCGGGGCCGACGCTGCGCGGGCGCGTCGGGGACGTCTTCGAGATCACGCTGGTCAACGACGGGTCGATCGGCCACTCGATCGACTTCCACGCCGGCGCGCTGGCACCCGACGGCCCGATGCGGACGATCCCGCCGGGCGAGTCGCTGACCTACCGCTTCACCGCCACCCGCAGCGGTATCTGGCTGTACCACTGCGCCACGATGCCGATGTCGCTGCACGTCGCGAACGGGATGTTCGGCGCCGTGGTGATCGACCCTCCGGACCTCGCGCCGGTCGACCGAGAGTACCTGCTCGTGCAGTCGGAGTTCTACCTCGGGCCGCAGGGTGGCGTCGCCGATCCGGAGCGGATCGCCGCCGGCGCTCCCGATCTGGTGGTCTTCAACGGCTACGCTCGGCAGTACGACGCGGCACCGCTGGCGGCCCGGGCCGGGGAGCGCGTGCGCATCTGGGTGCTCGCCGCCGGGCCGAACCGGGGCAGCTCGTTCCACGTCGTCGGCGGGCAGTTCGACACGGTCTACCGGGAGGGGGCCTACGACCTGCGCCCCGGGCCCGGCGGGACCGGGGGCAGCCAGGCGCTGGGCCTGACGCCGGCCCAGGGCGGGTTCGTCGAGCTCACGTTCCCCGAGGCCGGCACCTATCCCTTCGTGACCCACGCGATGGCCGACGCCGAGCGCGGCGCGCACGGCCTCGTGCGGGTGACGCCGTGAGGCATGGCGAGACATGGGCGCACCGTAGGCACCGGGTGGTCGGCGTCTCGGGCGGCGCGCCCGCAGACACCCTCCAGTCGACGACGCAAGTAGCCGGGGCGTCCCAGCCGTCACCGCAGCGCTGGTCGCGGACCAGCAGCCGCTCCTCCGGCCTTACCGAGGTCCCGATGAATTAACCTCCCGCGCCATCCCCAGCCGAAATGGCTGCCAGCTCCCCTGCCGCGAGAAGTGCGCGTAGAGGGATCCCTTGCGGTGGTCACCCGCCGAGCCGATGGGCGACGTCCGCGGCGCCCGGTACGGGTTCCTCCTATGGAGCAGTCTCGGTCCCCATTCGACTCGTGTTGTCCGCGGTACTGATGCGGTTGCTAGCACTCTAGGCCGGTCAGGCAGGGACTGCGCGGTGCCGATATCTGAGGTGACCGGCTTGCCATGATTAGCCCCCCGGCGCGCTGGGCGAGCATGACGCGTACGCGAGGTCAGCGGCCGGCCCGGTGAGCTCAGACATATGCCCGCGAGAGCATTGGACTGGGCCGGAGAATCGAGGCTCAGCCACTACCTAGAGCCGACAGGGTCAACCCGACCGGAACGCTGACCGCGAGTATGGCGAGAAGAGACTGGTAGACACGCAGCTGCCACGGACGCGCACGGGTGTGGCGGACCGCGCTGAGGAACAACGCGCAGGCGCCCAGCAACAGCCCGCCGCCGACCATGACCACTGGCACCACATCGGTCAGGGTGCCGATGAGAACACCGGCGTTGGCGCCGTTGTACATGGCGAACTGCAGACCACGGAGCCGACCGGAAGGTAGGACGGCGGCGAGCAGAGCTTGCCCGACGCCCAAGCCGAGCTGGGCCACCCCGGCGACCAAGACCAAGTAGGCCGCTACCCACGAACCGTCGGTGAAGCCGGTAGGACCCGTGACGGCGGCAACGAGACCACCGGCGATGATGGCGGCGAATCCCAGGAGGAGGAATGGTACCGCCGCTCGCCATCGCGCGTCGGCCCATGCCAGTGAATGTCGAGATGTCGGACGGAGCGCGCATTCTCTGGTCTTTTTCGTCGTCATGCCCGACGTCGCAGAGCAGCGGCACAGGACCGTGTCGGCGTCACGCTGGGCCTCCGGGCCATTTTCAGCTACTCATCAGCGTGGCGGCTCGTCCGCGCGCTTCGATGACACCGGGGCCGCGGTGCGGCCGATGCGCACCCGCCAGACCTTCGGGCCCGTCCTCCAGATAGTTCCACTCGAACTGCCCGGGGTGCTCCGCCGCCACTGGTAGTACAGGGGCTTGGGATCGTGGTCGTTGACCAGCACGAATCCGTTCCCAGGCGGCAGGTCATCGTAGGCCCCGAAGATCAACTCGTGCCGTCGGGCTGGGGCCTCCTCGCGGACATCGAGCAGAATGTCGCTATCGGGCATCGCTTCTCCTGCGGTCGTGAGTGGAAGTCCTGGGTCAGCCACCGAGCAGCACGGCGAGGGTGAGCAGGGCGAGGCTCAGCAGTGCGAGAAGGCCGCGTAGCCCGGCGGCGCGCACGGCGCCCCGGCGTACTCCTGCCGCCAGGACGGGATCGTCGGGCTGGGCCAGCACACGCTGCCGCAGACGGCGCATCCGACGGGCCTGTACTACGCCGGCCGTTGTCGTCACCACCAGGACTGCGGCGACGATGACGGTCGCCACGAGCAGCGCATCCCACGGCCGACCGACGAGCAGCGCGGCTCCGGTGCCGTAGGCGATGGCCAACGCCACGGTGCCGACGATGCCGTACGCGCGGCCAAGCGCGCGGAAGAACGACACCCGCGCGGCCGGTTGCAGCGTCCGGCTGGCAACTCGAGCAACGACGAAGATCGCGACCAGGCCGCCCACCCAGACAGCGGCGGCGAGGATCAGCAACCAGGTCAAGGCCAGGGTCACCGCGTCGGGCACGAGCGCCTACTCGCGCGGAGGGTGGCCGGCCACCAGCTCGGTGTCGGCCCCGACCACGCCGGTCTTGGCGGCACCGCCGGGTGAGCCGAGGGGGGCCTCCCGGCCGGGCAGCGGCTCTGCGAAGAAGCGCGCGTTGTCCTGGAGGAACGGGACCAGGGATTTCGGGAGGTCGTCCTCGTAGTAGCTGGCCTCGACCGGGCAGACCGGCTCACAGGCGCCGCAATCGACGCACTCGTCGGGGTGGATGTAGAGCGCCCGGGCTCCCTCGTAGATGGAGTCCACCGGGCATTCGTCGAGGCACGCCCGGTCGAGTACGTCGATACAGGGCTCACCGATCACGTAGGCCACCGCGTTCTCCTCTCAGGACAATGATGGGCGTCCACCGACGATGGCGGGTGCCCGCTGCCCCACCCACTCTGATCCACACGACGAGTTTTTACCAGTGTTGCTTGGAGAAACGCGGGGGTGTAGCTCCGCTCCACGCCGGGCGGGGTGACACGGAGAGGGGTGAACCACTACAGCGCCTTCGCGCCGGTCCCGATGTCCACCATGAGGATCCCTCCCACACCGCCGACGTAAGGGAGCACGGTTCGACGTCGGCGCACAGACCTCATCGACAGACGCGCATGTTCTTCCTACTGTCGATGAGAGAAACGTAGGACTGGAGACCACGCGGAGGCAGACATGCCGGACGGACACCTGTTGGTCGACGAGCACGCGGTGGTGTTGCAGCAGGTCAAGGCGCGTATGGACCCCATCCTGGGTGCACTGGGTGACGGGCACTGGCCGCGGACGGAGCTGCAGGATCTGCTGGACTACCTGCGCTACGAGCTGCTCGACCAGACCGTCCACGAGGAGCGGCTGCTCTTCCCCTTGGCGGCCGGCGGCTTCCGCAACGCGGAGATCGAGCAGCTCGTCGACGATCACGTCGCATTGCGGGATGCGGCCGACCGGCTGGTCGAGGAGGTGGCAGCCGGGCCCGAGGAGCGGGACAGCGATGAGCTGGCGACGTTCTTGCGGCACCTGCATAACCTGCTGGACGCGCACCTGGTGCGAGAGGAGCGGATGTTGGCCGCCGTCACCCTCGAAGGAGTCGAGGGGCGGCGGCGTCCGACGTGGTCACGGGACTGGTACCCGCTGACCCAGGGGCCGGTGCTGGACCTCGACGTCCTGCCCGAGCAGCACGCCGCACGGGTCGCCATGCAGCGATTGGCCCGGTTGTCGGAGGGCGAGGTCGTCGAGGTCTCCTCCAGCCGGGCGCTCACCGTTCTCCGGGCGTCGGTGGCCAATCGATGGGCCGCCGACTACGGCTGGACCTGTTTGGAAGAGGGGCCGAACCGGTGGCGGGCCGAGATCACCCGCCGGCGTCCGCAGTGAGGTGGCGAGGCACCGAGTCGTCATGAAGAAGGGGTCGGTAGATCGCGTGCGGACCTCCAGGCCATCACGACGGCTCAGGCTGCGGCCACTTCCCTCGGCGGCACACCCTGGCAATCTGTGAAACTGGGACGATGGACGTGCCGCCCGATGGCCGGCCCGCGCAGGAACCTGCCCGCGCGGGCGTCAGTCGGCAGCATATTCTCGCGCTGCTGCGGGCAACTCCCGGTGGTCTCGGGGTGCAGGATCTGGCTCAGCAGAGCGGACTGCAC encodes the following:
- a CDS encoding multicopper oxidase domain-containing protein; this translates as MTRQASRSRAFWPLRDLPVVVWLVATVVAALVHPFVPAPRWLLIHLVLLGAVSHAILVWSRHFADALLHTAPRDGDRRVQSMRLLLLNGGVLLVLTGVAGGIWPLTVAGAGGVAGAVGWHGAALVGQLRRALPGRFRSTVRYYVAATCFLPTGALLGTLLARGLGDLHERATLAHAVINLLGWMGLTVVGTLVTLWPTMLRTRIADTAERTARRALPVLALAVVVAATGALLGSRPVAAVGLAGYVAGLSMVARVLVVTARSRPPSSYPAWSVAAGLLWLAGCLTAAAVGVGTAGSWAQAGDRFGWLTPFLAAGFGTQVLLGALSYLVPVALGGGAGPVRAANAALDRGGAFRIVVVNAGLLVCALPVPSIVRVACSLLVLAGLATFVPLLFLAIRAARLARRAPAAEPSPAPSPAPGRVPGLAVAGLAAVLLAAAAGVAADPAALGVATAATPGDVAATGRTTTVQVRAEGMRFVPDVIDVPAGDRLVVVLTNAGDQPHDLVLANGARTDRIDPGERAELDAGVIGGDLDGWCSLVGHRQMGMELQVRVVGGSTAGHDPHRAGEDDGPSAALDIDPAAEPDPGFEPFDAALPPASDQRTHRITLPVTDVEREVAPGVTQTLWTFGGTAPGPTLRGRVGDVFEITLVNDGSIGHSIDFHAGALAPDGPMRTIPPGESLTYRFTATRSGIWLYHCATMPMSLHVANGMFGAVVIDPPDLAPVDREYLLVQSEFYLGPQGGVADPERIAAGAPDLVVFNGYARQYDAAPLAARAGERVRIWVLAAGPNRGSSFHVVGGQFDTVYREGAYDLRPGPGGTGGSQALGLTPAQGGFVELTFPEAGTYPFVTHAMADAERGAHGLVRVTP
- a CDS encoding DUF2249 domain-containing protein, whose amino-acid sequence is MPDSDILLDVREEAPARRHELIFGAYDDLPPGNGFVLVNDHDPKPLYYQWRRSTPGSSSGTIWRTGPKVWRVRIGRTAAPVSSKRADEPPR
- the fdxA gene encoding ferredoxin; this encodes MAYVIGEPCIDVLDRACLDECPVDSIYEGARALYIHPDECVDCGACEPVCPVEASYYEDDLPKSLVPFLQDNARFFAEPLPGREAPLGSPGGAAKTGVVGADTELVAGHPPRE
- a CDS encoding hemerythrin domain-containing protein, whose translation is MPDGHLLVDEHAVVLQQVKARMDPILGALGDGHWPRTELQDLLDYLRYELLDQTVHEERLLFPLAAGGFRNAEIEQLVDDHVALRDAADRLVEEVAAGPEERDSDELATFLRHLHNLLDAHLVREERMLAAVTLEGVEGRRRPTWSRDWYPLTQGPVLDLDVLPEQHAARVAMQRLARLSEGEVVEVSSSRALTVLRASVANRWAADYGWTCLEEGPNRWRAEITRRRPQ